The segment CATCTCTCATGGCGTGTCTCCTCTTGAAAagtaacaacaaaacaactacGCCGTGGTTTGTGCTGAATTTCATGACAAACCTATGAAAACACGATCTTTGGTAACCTGAGTCCAGACCTTTCaatccacccactccaccaAGTTCGAGTTGACTGATTCACCTGCATCGTGACATGAAACAGTGGCttctcagttaaaataaaaaacagccaATGAGAGCCGTGGGCAACATTTACACTGCTATTAAGTGGTTGTCAGTCATAACAACAATGGCAAGCGCTGTAGAGAAGATAGACGTTGCCATCGAGGCTGTTCTGAATCAACATGTTTTCTCAATATTGCCTGACAttatagtttgtttttacttcgCTTAACTTCACTCTTAAAACCCCGGCAAAACCAGAATGTTGGCATGGAaatgcatcagtgtggacttaaaggtccagtgtaggattcagggggatatactgtcagaaatggaatacattaagtctgttttctttggtgtaaaatcaccagaaaatatgaatcgctgtgtttttgttactttagaatgagccgttcaTATCTATCTCTatctcattttttgtttctacagtagcccagaatggacaaaccaaacactggctctagactgggacatttgcattttcatgttggccaccatagttaagGGCCCATCTCCTACACACAGTGTCTGAAGAAACACTCATGTgtaacttgaaactgctttacagAGTGTTTTTACcgttttaaatcacctggtcggagaggaagagatctatgtggataattcagctcccggtaaaaacctccagaacaacgaaaactgaaggaattcttaccaggagaagtttcagctggttgcaatctgcaataaaccccctaaatctgacacactgctcctttaaaatgatttttttggggggtaaaCTGAATCCCCCTCCTCCACTGGAGTCACTTAGAGTGGACACAGTGTCAGACCAAAGATGCACATGGAGTGTAATGAGGGGACATTTCTGTCTAATGTCAGGCAAGATCTTTTGGTGAATCCTAATAATTAGTCAGTGTCTATGGAAGCAGAACTGAGTGCACACTTTGGCAGCAGCAAGATGCCAAAGCTTTCGATCTCCAGCATGTTCCAGGCTGAAAATCTGATTGGCTCCATAGCAGGAAGGACATGTGTGTCAGAAGATGTCCGAAggccagcaaaaaaaaaaaatgcccttAATGTTCATTATTTAACATCTCTAAAACCAGAGGAACAAAACAACCTTAGGACTCTGGATCTCTTGTTTTTGGGTCATATTTCATTGTGTCTTGTGTAGTCTCCCATTTTCCTCCTCCTTATCCACGAGGCTTCAGAGCCACCAGCACAAAGTTTCTTGGGGAAAAGTTTGGGTTGAAGAGAGGAACCAGCTGACTGTCCACACCTGCAGAGAGACGAGGCTTCAGTTAGAGCTGAAGGAAACACACGGCAGTGAAGTTTGTTCGTGTCACAGCATCCGGCCGCTCACCGTTCTCCTGCAGGTAGATCATCCTGTCCAGCAGCACCAGCGTCTCCACCACAGGAGCCAGCAGCAGGGACAGGCTGAAATACACCACCACCCTGCTCTGCTGCCTCAACATGGCCTCCACCCGCTCCGGGTCCAGAGGCATCTCAGGAGGCAGGCTGACCCGTGCCAGACCCAGGCGGGCGTACCTGAGAGGGATGAAGACAGACGAGGACATTTCCATGAATTCTACATTAATAGTGACCTTTATTTACCTCAGCTGAGCTTTATTCTTTATGTCTCCTGATTTATAAGAATTATTACTACTTTTTTCATAGCCatacccaagctctacagagaagtgaagcataaacctgaggaatctttgagtacagcaggaagggtggcgtTAACCTGTGACACCCCTACTGTAGTTAAAACAGATCAAgcacaaaaaaatccacaataattTAGATTTGTTTGGACAGTTTAAGACTTCAGTGAACTTCCTCCTCTGAGCAGCGCAGTACGCAAACATTAGGCATGTTGTAAACTGGAGGCTGCGGTGTTGACTCACTCTGTGAATGGAAGCAGATGGGCTTTCTTTATGGTCTGGATTCCGGCCCTGCGCAGATCCGGCCTCGTATCCCTGATGAACGTCTCCAGCATCGCCCGGTAACAGTGTGTCTTCAGCAGCTCGCTCTCCTCCCGAAGCCTCCGTACATAGTCCTCAATGGCATGACACGCCCCCTCCCTCGCCTTATAGGACAACTGATGCTCCGGCAGCCCTTGCACCCAGGAGCTCATCGGGTAGCCGAACTCCGAGTGAAGTTCTTCCTGGCCGGATGTTTGTGGAGCTGCTACCCGTCCTGGAGGGGAGGGATTTTCCTTGGTGGTGATTTTCATGTAGCAGCACGCCACAGAGGTGATGCCGCGTACGTGTGGGCAGTTGACAAAGTGGCGGAGGAGGGTGGCGCTGAGGTCACCACAGGCATGGAGACCGGTGAGGACAAAGTCTGGGCTGTTCTCCTGAGGACATACCGCCTCCTGACAGACAGGCTGCGCACACGAGCAGCAGTTTTCAGCAGACGACTCCTCAACAGACGTGTTTAACGGATGCTGTGATGTTGATTCAGAGTCCAGTGAGCGACTGTCAGAGTCTGTGGAAGCACAACACGATGGAGTCTGGACAACACAAGCGGACCGCTCATGCTCAGAGCCCCGCAGTTTCTTTTTGCTCGGTCCAGATGGAGTCGGGGAACCTTCAGAGACACAATCTGCCGCACTCAGCTGCTTGATGAAGGCCTCCCATGATGCCTTGGGGTTTACCCAACCGGCCACGTGGCGGGGAGAGGACTGTGACGCTGGGACCAGAAAGGAGCAGCTCTAGGAGGAAGAAAGATGTttatcaagtcaagtcaaaatctATAAGCCCAATATCTCAAAGAgctgtacaaataaacatttcagttcaatttcaattttatttacaaagttCAACaccacaaatcacaatttcctTCAGAGAGcttgtcaaaatatgacatccCTCTTATCAAATTTGGTTTTGATGGGTTGATATAATCGATAGTAAATAAAGCACTTTAAAGCTGCtataatatttttatatgaatAATGTAATGAAGGGACACTTTGTGGATTTTAAACCAGCTTTGTaacataacaatgtgggtagtaagTGCAAATTAACTGTGgcaaacttccctccatcttaccagtgccCAGACTTCCCTACTGCCCGAGAGTGAAATGCGTCAAACTACCGattgcattttttcattttcgTATGCTTGCCgccatggacacaaagagtacagagaaagagagacccacccccctctctctgtttctcaaaCGGTAAAACCAGGAAGTGCTGATCAAataatcaagattctgttactgcgttgccCATTTCTCAACTCaaagttttcagaaacatatttaaagttactgtttaactgtaattcaacACTGTTTGTTACCAGCCGTTTATCATATTGTTACGTTAAAATGACATAAGCTTGCATTATGTCATTCATCAGTAGGAGCGTTTACTGGTCTTGtgtagcacagtgcattctggtagttgtaggttttctagcTCTTGAGCAAAACCAAGTGTCACAGTCCtatctttgttttctctggtcacgtagcaccaatttcaaaatgaATTGTGTCTCCTTCTGCATAGACGGCCCGGTTTAATGTAAGGAACATCTTTGCAGCAGTGGAATACTTCTTTAAATGATTTCTTCTATGTGAAAGGTGTCACTCTAATTGACGAACCCAGCA is part of the Epinephelus fuscoguttatus linkage group LG8, E.fuscoguttatus.final_Chr_v1 genome and harbors:
- the mettl25b gene encoding protein RRNAD1; protein product: MLTPTLSAGQQRDLAERLSAFLSHYSHVSDSYIIEFFTEDLWHTLPDTWQQVLQDLSYPQIADLLLDATHGDRRYPSVWPLSLLAFRATAHALAFPRECGREQGRTASSVKPEEFQENQSQSSLLGHIFRKHVKPKKQHEIRKLGMLVKRLCEQTDCSSVVDVGSGQGHLTRFLSFGLGLSVTAIEADHTLVAMASRFDQQLLWALEKEKQKKSCSFLVPASQSSPRHVAGWVNPKASWEAFIKQLSAADCVSEGSPTPSGPSKKKLRGSEHERSACVVQTPSCCASTDSDSRSLDSESTSQHPLNTSVEESSAENCCSCAQPVCQEAVCPQENSPDFVLTGLHACGDLSATLLRHFVNCPHVRGITSVACCYMKITTKENPSPPGRVAAPQTSGQEELHSEFGYPMSSWVQGLPEHQLSYKAREGACHAIEDYVRRLREESELLKTHCYRAMLETFIRDTRPDLRRAGIQTIKKAHLLPFTEYARLGLARVSLPPEMPLDPERVEAMLRQQSRVVVYFSLSLLLAPVVETLVLLDRMIYLQENGVDSQLVPLFNPNFSPRNFVLVALKPRG